One stretch of Amycolatopsis tolypomycina DNA includes these proteins:
- a CDS encoding FAD-binding oxidoreductase, which translates to MSRRPSDADWRRLERAVTGRVRRPGEAGFRAASSPFNKRFAGITPAGVVSVAGAADVQRAIAWARDTGVDVVARGGGHSFAGHSAGTGLVLDLGALNTVTADGATGLVTAGGGALMTDVYAAIEPCEMAFALGNSATVGIGGLTLGGGCGATSRVYGLTADALVATTIVTADGQLRHCDAENDADLFWACRGGGGGNFGVNVSFTFQARPVTDCATYVLLWDGADAAKVFSVLQDTVRLAPDEFAARIGVSKAGGDTIVSAIGQHLGPAADLREILDPVLSVAPPVRAVIEDRTFWQAKDDLRHETAEGAFAARTNIVTRPLPDEAIATMLGFVERRPGSGNPDGGGAALFSWGGAINRVGATDTAFVHRDTMFLLAMDTSWATDDDPAVVEANLRWLADLGEAMAPYVSAGAFQNFTDPDLADWRTAYYGVNYPRLARIKEQVDPDGVFTFAQSIGS; encoded by the coding sequence GTGTCCCGGCGCCCCTCCGACGCGGACTGGCGACGTCTCGAGCGCGCGGTGACCGGCCGCGTGCGCCGGCCCGGCGAGGCCGGGTTCCGCGCCGCGAGTTCGCCGTTCAACAAGCGGTTCGCCGGGATCACCCCGGCCGGCGTGGTGTCCGTGGCCGGCGCCGCGGACGTGCAGCGCGCCATCGCCTGGGCGCGCGACACCGGCGTCGACGTCGTCGCCCGCGGCGGCGGGCACAGCTTCGCCGGTCATTCGGCAGGCACCGGCCTCGTCCTCGACCTCGGCGCGCTGAACACGGTGACGGCCGACGGCGCCACCGGGCTCGTGACGGCCGGGGGCGGCGCGCTGATGACGGACGTCTACGCCGCCATCGAACCCTGCGAGATGGCCTTCGCACTGGGCAACAGCGCCACCGTCGGCATCGGCGGGCTCACCCTCGGCGGCGGGTGCGGGGCCACGTCCCGTGTGTACGGGCTGACCGCCGACGCGCTCGTCGCGACCACGATCGTCACCGCGGACGGGCAGCTGCGGCACTGCGACGCCGAGAATGACGCCGACCTGTTCTGGGCGTGCCGCGGCGGGGGCGGCGGGAACTTCGGCGTCAACGTGTCCTTCACCTTCCAGGCGCGGCCGGTGACCGACTGCGCCACCTACGTACTGCTGTGGGACGGCGCGGACGCGGCCAAGGTCTTCTCCGTCCTGCAGGACACCGTGCGGCTCGCCCCGGACGAGTTCGCGGCCCGGATCGGCGTCAGCAAGGCCGGTGGGGACACGATCGTGTCGGCCATCGGGCAGCACCTCGGGCCGGCCGCGGACCTGCGGGAGATCCTCGACCCGGTGCTGTCGGTCGCGCCGCCGGTCCGCGCGGTCATCGAGGACCGGACCTTCTGGCAGGCCAAGGACGACCTCCGGCACGAGACCGCCGAGGGCGCGTTCGCGGCCCGCACGAACATCGTCACCCGGCCGTTGCCCGACGAGGCGATCGCCACGATGCTCGGCTTCGTCGAACGCCGTCCCGGCAGCGGCAACCCCGACGGCGGCGGCGCCGCCCTGTTCTCCTGGGGCGGGGCGATCAACCGCGTGGGCGCGACGGACACCGCCTTCGTCCACCGCGACACGATGTTCCTGCTGGCCATGGACACCTCGTGGGCCACGGACGACGACCCGGCCGTGGTCGAGGCCAACCTCCGCTGGCTGGCGGACCTGGGGGAGGCGATGGCGCCGTACGTGTCCGCCGGCGCCTTCCAGAACTTCACCGACCCGGACCTCGCGGACTGGCGCACCGCCTACTACGGCGTCAACTACCCGCGGCTGGCGCGGATCAAGGAGCAGGTCGATCCGGACGGGGTCTTCACCTTCGCGCAAAGCATCGGCTCATGA
- a CDS encoding DUF6875 domain-containing protein, producing the protein MIGDDKVHIWTAAEVTAGAVPAEHLPHLREILAWAWRYLVSPHPDLGRKGPVCPYTQPSLHKGLFHLAALSAAPGDVDVHAAVGSLRTWYERLSAGIAPEHRELLTILLVLPQLDRHDATPLDDLQREAKDGFVADGLMIGQFHPVCDQPGLWNDGFKALRAPVPLLAVRKLVVFDLPFLMGSTAHAESYFRRFAPDIPPRIRAQLVKRLVGTEKSLQTA; encoded by the coding sequence ATGATCGGCGACGACAAGGTGCACATCTGGACGGCGGCCGAGGTCACGGCCGGCGCCGTCCCGGCCGAGCACCTCCCGCACCTGCGCGAGATCCTCGCCTGGGCGTGGCGGTACCTGGTGTCCCCGCACCCGGACCTCGGCCGGAAGGGCCCGGTGTGCCCGTACACCCAGCCGTCGCTCCACAAAGGACTCTTCCACCTGGCCGCGCTGAGCGCCGCGCCCGGCGACGTCGACGTCCACGCCGCGGTCGGGAGCCTGCGCACGTGGTACGAGCGGCTCTCGGCAGGCATCGCGCCGGAGCACCGGGAACTGCTGACGATCCTGCTCGTGCTGCCGCAGCTGGACCGCCACGACGCCACCCCGCTGGACGACCTGCAGCGCGAGGCCAAGGACGGGTTCGTCGCCGACGGGCTGATGATCGGGCAGTTCCACCCGGTGTGCGACCAGCCCGGCCTGTGGAACGACGGCTTCAAGGCGCTGCGCGCGCCGGTGCCGCTGCTGGCCGTGCGCAAGCTGGTCGTGTTCGACCTGCCGTTCCTGATGGGCAGCACCGCGCACGCCGAGAGCTACTTCCGGCGGTTCGCCCCGGACATCCCGCCCCGCATCCGCGCGCAGCTGGTCAAGCGGCTGGTGGGCACCGAGAAGTCGTTGCAGACGGCCTGA
- the ddaH gene encoding dimethylargininase, translated as MRHYLMVRPAYFDVAYSINPWMDPGKPTDAGLAVAQWDWLRDLYLDLGHRVDLLDPVPGLPDMVYAANGATVVDGRVLVARFRHRQRRGESVAYLKWFAGHGYRDVRQARWANEGEGDFLVAGPRILAGSGFRTDPRAHAEAAAFFGLPVVGLTLTDPRYYHLDTALAVLADDVIVYAPEAFSEDSRRRLEQLYPDAVVASAADTAVFGLNAVSDGRHVILPQAATRLMAQLRERGFEPIGADLSELLKGGGSVKCCTLELRHGGEEH; from the coding sequence TTGCGGCACTACCTCATGGTCAGACCGGCGTACTTCGACGTCGCGTACTCGATCAACCCGTGGATGGACCCCGGCAAGCCGACCGACGCCGGACTGGCGGTCGCGCAGTGGGACTGGCTGCGGGACCTCTACCTCGACCTCGGCCACCGGGTGGACCTGCTCGACCCGGTGCCGGGACTGCCGGACATGGTGTACGCGGCCAACGGCGCCACCGTGGTCGACGGCCGGGTGCTCGTCGCGCGCTTCCGCCACCGGCAGCGTCGTGGGGAGTCCGTGGCGTACCTGAAGTGGTTCGCCGGCCACGGGTACCGGGACGTCCGGCAGGCGCGGTGGGCCAACGAGGGCGAAGGCGACTTCCTCGTCGCCGGCCCCCGGATCCTGGCCGGCTCGGGGTTCCGGACCGACCCCCGGGCGCACGCCGAGGCCGCGGCGTTCTTCGGCCTGCCGGTGGTGGGTCTCACGCTGACCGATCCGCGCTACTACCACCTGGACACCGCGCTGGCCGTGCTGGCCGACGACGTGATCGTGTACGCGCCGGAGGCGTTCAGCGAAGACAGCAGGCGCCGGCTCGAACAGCTGTACCCGGACGCCGTCGTCGCCTCGGCCGCCGACACCGCGGTGTTCGGCCTGAACGCCGTTTCTGACGGCCGGCACGTCATCCTGCCCCAGGCGGCCACGCGGCTGATGGCGCAGCTGCGCGAGCGGGGCTTCGAGCCGATCGGCGCCGACCTGTCGGAGCTGCTCAAGGGGGGCGGCAGCGTCAAGTGCTGCACGCTGGAACTGCGTCACGGGGGAGAAGAGCATTGA
- a CDS encoding cupin domain-containing protein, whose translation MTEQDLALVDIRRLEPEHLTRAYGLDMKLLYPWDGLTAPFRGAWCVLRPGDASVAHAHHEHEIFIGMAGRAEVVTGDRRHAFAAGDIVFLKPGIEHHLVNDPAHGEDFSYYAIWWDREMSAEFAAHDAGEAGPA comes from the coding sequence GTGACTGAACAGGACCTTGCCCTCGTGGACATCCGCAGGCTGGAGCCCGAGCACCTGACGCGGGCGTACGGCCTCGACATGAAGCTGCTCTACCCGTGGGACGGGCTCACCGCGCCGTTCCGCGGGGCCTGGTGCGTGCTGCGCCCTGGCGACGCGTCGGTGGCACACGCACACCACGAGCACGAGATCTTCATCGGCATGGCCGGGCGCGCCGAAGTTGTCACAGGTGACCGGCGGCACGCGTTCGCGGCCGGGGACATCGTCTTCCTGAAGCCGGGCATCGAGCACCACCTCGTCAACGACCCCGCCCACGGCGAAGACTTCTCCTACTACGCGATCTGGTGGGACCGGGAGATGTCGGCCGAGTTCGCCGCCCACGACGCCGGTGAGGCGGGGCCGGCGTGA
- a CDS encoding LuxR C-terminal-related transcriptional regulator, producing MSQATDFGNTVRLWPAEHLDPAPVTVLLADPQPSVRHWVRAALERAGGVYVVGEAATANGVLAETARHRLDVLVVDPLLGGSGPGDVIGRVSLVSPGTKVLVLSSADDDTAVRTAIHAGARGYLVKGADAEQLVRGVRVVAAGEAIVGRAIAARFSALVRGGGPEPYPFPQLTTRERQVLDRIAAGRSNAVIARDLGLASKTISNRVSAIFTKLGVADRAQAIVLARDAGLGRGEFTGDREQFPYRRETGPT from the coding sequence ATGAGTCAGGCCACCGATTTCGGCAACACCGTTCGGCTGTGGCCGGCCGAACACCTGGACCCCGCGCCGGTGACCGTGCTGCTCGCCGACCCGCAGCCGTCGGTGCGCCACTGGGTGCGGGCCGCGCTGGAGCGCGCCGGCGGGGTGTACGTGGTCGGCGAGGCGGCCACGGCGAACGGGGTGCTCGCGGAGACCGCCCGGCACCGGCTGGACGTGCTGGTCGTGGATCCGCTGCTCGGCGGATCGGGGCCGGGCGACGTGATCGGCCGGGTTTCCCTGGTGTCACCGGGAACGAAGGTCCTCGTGCTGAGTTCGGCCGACGACGACACCGCCGTCCGGACGGCGATCCACGCCGGCGCGCGCGGGTACCTGGTCAAGGGTGCCGACGCCGAGCAGCTCGTGCGCGGGGTGCGGGTCGTGGCCGCGGGCGAGGCGATCGTCGGCCGGGCGATCGCCGCCCGGTTCAGCGCATTGGTGCGGGGCGGAGGTCCCGAGCCGTATCCCTTTCCGCAATTGACGACCCGGGAACGGCAGGTGCTCGACCGCATCGCCGCCGGCCGGTCGAACGCGGTGATCGCGCGCGATCTCGGGCTCGCGTCCAAGACCATCAGCAATCGCGTGTCGGCAATTTTCACGAAACTCGGAGTAGCCGATCGGGCACAGGCGATAGTGCTGGCTCGCGACGCGGGACTCGGCCGCGGGGAATTCACCGGCGATCGGGAACAGTTCCCCTATCGCCGGGAAACCGGCCCGACCTAG
- a CDS encoding S8 family serine peptidase has protein sequence MNRSLALALAVPLLGAIAVPATSAQPPLPVSEFSVLAREGAGGYDVAAAEKAIWAAGGTVVTSNAAAGLITAAAPAGGFLERVSGDRAVFGAAKAKSIGTVPKSGKAVPKPDVVEADPGRAAPRPGSSAGLDPLDDRLWGLKSVRSDLARTVQPGDRRVKVGVIDSGIDGTHPDLAPNFDRAASRNFTKDIVADGNGVPVDGPCEYRGCVDPVDVDGNGHGTHLAGTIAAAANGFGVSGVAPNVTLVNLRAAQDSGFYFLQPTVDALTYAGDAGIDVVNMSFYIDPWLFNCPANPADSPAEQAEQRTVIEATKRALNYAHRKGVTIVVALGNQHSDLAAPQPDATSPDFPSNSAHPRTVDNATCLTLPLEGPHTIGVAGFGPSQAKADYSNYGVEQISVSAPGGYKRDYFGTPWYDSRDNEILSTYARSAGVAAGYIDAAGNITPAGAAVGIRKETAADGRAGYFRWLQGTSMAAPHAAGVAALIVSQHGRPTGGGFGLNPDVVQRILEETASKIACPVPRTVDYLKEGRDASYTATCEGDAAFNGFYGHGAVDAWSAVTRRP, from the coding sequence TTGAACAGATCACTCGCACTGGCCCTCGCCGTGCCGTTGCTGGGCGCGATCGCCGTGCCCGCCACGTCGGCCCAGCCACCGCTGCCGGTCTCCGAGTTCTCCGTCCTGGCTCGTGAAGGTGCCGGCGGGTACGACGTGGCGGCGGCCGAGAAGGCGATCTGGGCGGCGGGCGGCACGGTCGTCACGAGCAACGCGGCGGCCGGCCTGATCACCGCGGCCGCGCCCGCCGGCGGGTTCCTCGAACGGGTCTCCGGCGACCGCGCGGTGTTCGGCGCCGCCAAGGCGAAGTCGATCGGCACGGTGCCGAAGAGCGGCAAGGCCGTGCCCAAACCCGATGTCGTCGAGGCGGACCCCGGCCGCGCCGCGCCTCGGCCGGGGTCGTCCGCCGGCCTCGACCCGCTCGACGACCGGCTCTGGGGCCTGAAGTCCGTGCGGTCGGACCTCGCGCGCACGGTGCAGCCCGGCGACCGGCGGGTCAAGGTCGGCGTCATCGACTCCGGCATCGACGGCACGCACCCGGACCTCGCGCCGAACTTCGACCGCGCGGCGTCCCGCAACTTCACCAAGGACATCGTCGCCGACGGCAACGGCGTGCCGGTGGACGGGCCGTGCGAGTACCGCGGCTGCGTGGACCCGGTCGACGTCGACGGCAACGGGCACGGCACCCACCTCGCCGGCACCATCGCGGCGGCCGCGAACGGCTTCGGGGTCTCCGGTGTCGCGCCGAACGTGACGCTGGTGAACCTCCGCGCGGCGCAGGACTCGGGCTTCTACTTCCTGCAGCCGACGGTCGACGCGCTGACCTACGCCGGCGACGCGGGCATCGACGTGGTGAACATGTCCTTCTACATCGACCCGTGGCTGTTCAACTGCCCGGCCAACCCGGCGGATTCCCCCGCGGAACAGGCCGAGCAGCGCACGGTCATCGAGGCGACGAAACGCGCCCTGAACTACGCGCACCGCAAGGGCGTCACGATCGTGGTCGCGCTGGGCAACCAGCACAGCGACCTGGCCGCGCCGCAGCCGGACGCGACGAGCCCCGACTTCCCGTCGAACAGCGCGCACCCGCGCACGGTGGACAACGCGACCTGCCTGACGCTGCCACTCGAAGGACCGCACACGATCGGCGTGGCCGGATTCGGGCCGTCCCAGGCGAAAGCGGACTACTCGAACTACGGCGTCGAGCAGATCTCCGTGTCGGCGCCGGGCGGGTACAAACGCGACTACTTCGGGACGCCGTGGTACGACAGCCGCGACAACGAGATCCTCTCGACCTACGCGCGCAGCGCCGGCGTGGCCGCGGGGTACATCGACGCGGCCGGGAACATCACACCCGCGGGTGCCGCGGTGGGCATCCGGAAGGAGACGGCGGCCGACGGGCGCGCCGGCTACTTCCGCTGGCTGCAGGGCACGTCGATGGCGGCCCCGCACGCGGCCGGCGTCGCGGCACTGATCGTGTCGCAGCACGGCCGGCCGACGGGCGGCGGGTTCGGGCTGAACCCGGACGTGGTGCAGCGGATCCTCGAGGAAACGGCGTCGAAGATCGCGTGCCCGGTCCCGCGCACAGTGGACTACTTGAAGGAAGGCCGGGACGCCTCGTACACGGCGACCTGTGAGGGCGACGCCGCGTTCAACGGCTTCTACGGCCACGGCGCGGTCGACGCCTGGTCGGCCGTCACCCGCCGGCCGTGA